The Paramormyrops kingsleyae isolate MSU_618 unplaced genomic scaffold, PKINGS_0.4 ups110, whole genome shotgun sequence genomic interval tcacggccaatacttcataaaccgtcacagtattaagacaaaacacgcatttttccataaatatgactgtaatgctctcaaatagcttgctcactcatcgcggaaaaatgtcagtcggcattctgtacattcgtgcaatgttttttatcttcggagttttagaagaaaaccaatgaataaaatgacaaagttaccctcgtttgaaagcttgatctcttatgtacataaatcaatccctgtaatccttcattgtcaagtattttttcagatatatgctctgcttccctgctagcacattattttttacgcactgaacctttgcccatggttatgtttcaccataataaactttttacatgaacatcaaattacagtgtcatttgcttcatccaatagaggtgtgtctaaggtttgcaaaatggtatgggatgtgctgattgggcattgtttttcgcgctggggacatgaatgcgcaacttattctctgcaggtgcagtatttgtgggagtgtctcgattacgcattgcgcacgtagtctccgtgagtttacccagttattttcggacaacaacttttttgactgaagaaaaatggctcggatgactttcactgttgagaaagcacagaagatgattttgaagagtggttcgggggaagaaagtgtcgcttttatccattgattcgatggaggaggacgcttttttgcgcggagaggatgcaacgctcgacataagtacatttatttacagtttactcttttattctatagatttttataattccgtgattcagcaaattacaattaacatttgctttggtaacacttgtattgtggtacattgggaaaagttccgcatcgcctttgtcaagctttgaagtgtgcaaagtaatgcagcgcttttggctttcacttgggcaaagttacgcggggctttgtttgggcaaagttatgcggggcacttgtcggccttgtttgagcaaagttatgtacagtacttgtcggctttgtttgggcaacattatgtacagtcggctttgtttgggcaaagttatgcggggcacttgtcggctttgtttgggcaaagttatgcggggcacttgtcggctttgtttgggcaaagttttaTCCACAGAACCATCCGGCAGAGTTTTATACTGAAACTTTCCGTCTAAAAGTCCTTCCTTGGTGTTATCCATACTTCTTTGCACGTTGAACACACGTCGGCCAcaacaggaaataaaaaaaactgcaaccgcgttaattgcgttaaaaatttttttactcgttaaatatttcaaattaatCCCATGCTTTAACGCACTAattttgacagcactaatatatatatatatatatatatatatatatatatatatatatatatatggtaaaGTCTGCAGTGTTTTCTAATAAAATTCTAAAAGCAATACTCTGAACACTGATTTGTACATTTCTCAGTTTCATCACCTTCTTAAGATACCTTTTGTAAGTTTCAGTTTAATGTAAAACAGCATCCTTTCATTCTCTCCTTAGTGCCATGTCTGAAGAGATGCTTAACCTTTCTGTGGATTATTACTATGAAGAAGATTTTGCTCCTGACCCTGGCTTCCAGATGATGAATATTATTGTAACTGTTTTCTATGCAATCACGTGTGTCCTTGGTATCCCTGGCAATGCCTTTGTGATGTGGATAGCAGGGATGAAGATGAAAAAAACAGTCAACACCACTTGGTTCTTGAATTTGGCTATTGCTGATTTACTCTGTTGCCTGTCCATCCCCTTCATTATCACAGAGGTACTTCTGAACTATCACTGGCCATTTGGCAAAATCTTGTGCAAAATGATTCCTTCAGTTATCGTACTCAATATGTTTGCCAGCATCGTCACACTCACCTTAATTAGCATGGACAGGTTTTTGCAGGTCATCAAACCTGTTTGGTCCCAGAACCATCGGACTGTAACTCTAGCCTCTCAACTTTGTGCACTTTCATGGCTCTTGTCGATGCTTCTCTGTTTGCCAAACATGATTTACAGAGAAACTGCTCATTTTCATTATTCAAACCAAACAAGATGCATGATATCCGATCACTCTGTTAGGAAAATGGCTTGCATGTCCAGGTTTGTGCTTGGATTCCTGATTCCTATCGTCATCATTGTCTTGTGCAATTCTTTTATCCTGAGGAAAGTGAACAGCGGCCGCTTCTCAACGTCTCAGAAACCAAGGCAAATCATCGTTGGAGTCATAATGGCTTTTTGTCTCTGTTGGCTTCCATACCATGTTGTAGGGACGATGCTGGAGTACGGAGGCAAAACATCAGAGGTAGTGGCAATGTATCTCGATCAACCGTCCATTGTCCTGGCATATCTAAACAGCTGCCTAAACCCCCTACTATACGCGTTCATAGGGCAGGACTTTAAGAAGAAGGTTAGGGTGTCTTTAAAGCGTGCTTTTCAAAATGCCTTCAATGATACTTCAGTGCGTTCCAGCACATATTCCAAAACTGAGTTACCTCACACAtcaaattcagctgaaacatGTATATCATAAGagatatatatgtgtatatatatgtatatgtatatatgtgtatatatatgtatatgtatatatgtgtatatatgtatgtgtatatatgtgtatatgtatgtatatatatatatatgtatgtatatgtatatatatgtatgtgtgtgtgtgtgtgtgtgtgtgtgtgtgtgtgtgtgtgtgtgtgtgtgtgtgtatatatatatatataatgtgtatatatatatatatgtgtgtgtatgtgtatatatatatatatgtgtgtgtatgtgtatatatatatatgtgtgtgtatgtgtatatatatatatgtgtgtgtatgtgtatatatatgtgtatgtgtatatatgtatgtgtatatacactcacctaaaggattattaggaacaccatactattgcggtgtttgaccccctttcgcctttagaactgccttaattctacgtggcattgattcaacaaggtgctgaaagcattctttagaaatgttggcccatattgataggatagcatcttgcagttgatggagatttgtgggatgcacatccagggcacgaagctcccgttccaccacatcccaaagatgctctattgggttgagatctggtgactgtggggggcattttttttacagtgaactcattgtcatgttcaagaaaccaatttgaaatgattcgagctttgtgacatggtggattatcctgctggaagtagccatcagaggatgggtacatggtggtcataaagggatggacatggtcagaaacaatgctcaggtaggccgtggcatttaaacgatgcccaattggcactaaggggtctaaagtgtgccaagaaaacatccccacaccattacaccaccaccaccagcctgcacagtggtaacaaggcatgatggatccatgttctcattctgtttacgccaaattctgactctaccatttgaatgtctcaacagaaatcgagactcatcagaccaggcaacatttttccagtcttcaactgtccaattttggtgagcctgtgcaaattgtagcctctttttcctatttgtagtggagatgagtggtacccggtggggtcttctgctgttgtagcccatccgcctcaaggttgtgcgtgttgtggcttcacaaatgctttgctgcatacctcggttgtaacgagtggttatttcagtcaaagttgctcttctatcagcttgaatcagtcggcccattctcttctgacctctagcatcaacaaggcattttcgcccacaggactgccgcatactggatgtttttccctttgcacaccattctttgtaaaccctagaaatggttgtgcgtgaaaatcccagtaactgaacagattgtgaaatactcaaaccggcctgtctggcaccaacaaccatgccacgctcaaaattgcttaaatcacctttctttcccattctgacattcagtttggagttcaggagattgtcttgaccaggaccacacccctaaatgcattgaagcaactgccatgtgattggttgattagataattgcattaatgagaaattgaacaggtgttcctaataatcctttaggtgagtgtatatgtatatatatgtgtgtatatgtgtgtgtgtatatatgtgtgtgtgtatatatatatgtgtatacacacacacacacaaaattctCCACTTGACCCTAAACAGTATTATTGGGCATATATACCAGTTTACCAAAACTGGATACATTTTAGCATACTTGATATGTTGGAAATGGTTTTGATAAATCGTGTTAGTTTCAGTTATGTTTTGGGACTTTTGAACAATTTAAACGTTTTGGAATATACTGCCAGGCCTTATTTACCTGCTTTAGTAGCAAAGGAGATTTATTCAGCAGCTTGACTCTGGTATAGTATATAGCCATGTTAGCTATGaatgaaatttccttttttCTTAGTTAGTGTCCACAAAAATAATCATAAGTTCATAAAGATAAGTATTTTTTATGCTATAATTTATCCAGaaagatttttaaatgttttatgacAGCTGAGCAACATTCTTAAACAGCAATGATGTTTTCAGGGATCCTTTCTGATTATACTATTCTTACACTTTCAATTTGATGTGTTTGAGGAATTTGCATTAGTGTTCTGTGTTTTTACACATAAATAGTCGCAATGCAGTCAATTCGGTAACTTGAATAAAACAGTTTAAATACAGTTTTACGAGTGACCGCTTGATGGCAGTATTGTGTACGACTTGAGAAcaatttttaagaaaaaaaacgtaTTATCTACTAGCCTATATTATTTGGGGTCTTCAGTGCATAGAAAAGCAAAATTACTTGCATCCAGATTATCAGTTACTGATACTGAACCATAGATTTAAAATTAacttttgggttttttttctttgtgagTCATTTTCCATTTTGAGCGGGAATTGAGGTGGACCGTggatacatttctaaaaaatAAGTTTTATCAAGCACACACGTAAACTACCTTAATATATCTGTTAACATGCATTATTCTCACATTTGCAATATTAAGCTTAATTCCAAatttattgtaatatattttaatgtaaaatgcaAAGTTTGTTACTGGTCTTATCACATCATGAGGCATTCATTTTGTCATAAATTTGTGtattttcaaaaatatatttcaattagTCTGTTATTAAAAACAGTTTAAGAAACTCTTAGACAACTGGCAAATTGCATTAAAAAGAACAAACACGTTGTCATAACATCATCGACAGCACTAGTGAGGTGCTGATCCTCGTCCCAGGTGCCTCACATTCGGTCGCGAACCATCCAGGgggtaaaatgtaaaaatgtaacttttattACATATATTTACTAATACTATTTTACACGATTATCATAAAAAATCCAAACTCAAATAATAAACTAATCTTTTTGATTTGCCCGGTGTTCTGACAgaacgtcctactttatcaaaacaagaacaaaatttacaaacgagagggagccattcggcccatcaagctcgtttggggagaacttaactaatagctcagagttgttaaaatcttatttagctctgatttaaaggaacccagggttttagcttccgctacactagcaggaagactattccatactctaactcaGACATCCCaagtctcccggaagttccgggagtctcccgcaTATTGATAGCGGCTCCCTGATGCCcaagagtgtccagctgcagacgacTGTAgcgtggagctccaccggaaatacgtcatctccacaggaaatacgtgattttaaggggcgtaaagtggagctccacaggaaacacgtgacatggaattatttttacatgcctgtgttgaccagcggggcctccgggttaatgctgtctgttatgagaaagattaaattactggcacatgagtgtgttgattgatttttttttttatttaattctgtttgttgttgctgtctaaataaatttagcagttgattgaatataattgttacatgttgatcatcatttatacaacacatacagggctgcatataactggtacgcaagtacgcattcacctttaaaagcgatacgtgcggcaatcgattgctgtgacagtgtaaatgcgtacgtattttatgtgcatttgcgctgatatgacaagaaaataccgtgcatttcaacctatataccgcaaatgaagtacgaattagcatatacaggttaaaatgcacaataatttcttgtcatatcagcgcaaatgcacataaaatacgttcgcatttgcgctgttccagcaatcgtatatagtatatgtttataacagttaaggcaagaccaatatatatattagtaatgtgtatggaaagtaacataatagcaattgcgtatgtatggcatgtttataactgctcatcttatgaccaatatatatattccacaaactagatcagaccagatatatatatatatttgtatatatat includes:
- the LOC140586971 gene encoding C3a anaphylatoxin chemotactic receptor-like isoform X1, which produces MDCIYIALFYSYEYSKRFTIYASHSPIHTRGGGGCHARCQPAHREQFGVQCLAQGHFDGVRRNQGSNLQPSSCRTIALPPAPPSSSSYAMSEEMLNLSVDYYYEEDFAPDPGFQMMNIIVTVFYAITCVLGIPGNAFVMWIAGMKMKKTVNTTWFLNLAIADLLCCLSIPFIITEVLLNYHWPFGKILCKMIPSVIVLNMFASIVTLTLISMDRFLQVIKPVWSQNHRTVTLASQLCALSWLLSMLLCLPNMIYRETAHFHYSNQTRCMISDHSVRKMACMSRFVLGFLIPIVIIVLCNSFILRKVNSGRFSTSQKPRQIIVGVIMAFCLCWLPYHVVGTMLEYGGKTSEVVAMYLDQPSIVLAYLNSCLNPLLYAFIGQDFKKKVRVSLKRAFQNAFNDTSVRSSTYSKTELPHTSNSAETCIS
- the LOC140586971 gene encoding C3a anaphylatoxin chemotactic receptor-like isoform X2 — its product is MFSVYSASCGLQDQTDERFTSHFHFVAKQSHSSLQRESLTSAMSEEMLNLSVDYYYEEDFAPDPGFQMMNIIVTVFYAITCVLGIPGNAFVMWIAGMKMKKTVNTTWFLNLAIADLLCCLSIPFIITEVLLNYHWPFGKILCKMIPSVIVLNMFASIVTLTLISMDRFLQVIKPVWSQNHRTVTLASQLCALSWLLSMLLCLPNMIYRETAHFHYSNQTRCMISDHSVRKMACMSRFVLGFLIPIVIIVLCNSFILRKVNSGRFSTSQKPRQIIVGVIMAFCLCWLPYHVVGTMLEYGGKTSEVVAMYLDQPSIVLAYLNSCLNPLLYAFIGQDFKKKVRVSLKRAFQNAFNDTSVRSSTYSKTELPHTSNSAETCIS